The Rhodohalobacter barkolensis genome includes the window AGAACCCGGTTACCATCGAGGTTGATGGAGAAAAGACGGTAACGGCTGTATTTGAACGAAAGGACTATGCACTAACAGTTACTGTGGAAGGTGAAGGAGCGGTGGCCGAAGAAGTGATCCAGGCGAAGACAACCGACTACCCATACGAAACCGTAGTTGAACTAACAGCGAACTCATCAGATGGATGGGTGTTCTCGCATTGGGAAGGAGATTTGACAGGAAAAGAGAATCCCTCACAGATTGAAATTGATAATGCCAAAGAGGTGACGGCTGTGTTTGAAAAGTCGTTTTATTTACACGACAATGGAGTAACTATTATGTGTCCAAAAGCTGAAATAGGAGATTCAAGTACTATATTTGGAATTACCTATACCAAACGGGCAAGAGATCAAATTACTCCTGAAAATGCAGCTACTACTTGCACATCTGGTATTACAGATATGAGCGACATGTTTGTAGGTGCTACCAACTTTAATCAGGATATCAGTAGCTGGGATGTTACGTCGGTTACGAGTATGAGTGCTATGTTTTTAAATGCAAGCAGCTTTAATCAGGATATCAGTATTTGGGACGTATCTTCTGTTACAAATATGCAGTTTATGTTTTCTGATGCCAGATTCTTTAACCAAGACATAGGTAAATGGGATGTTTCTGCGGTAACAGAAATGGCAGCAATGTTTCAAAATGCTGAAAAATTTAATCAAGATATCGGAAGCTGGAACGTCTCTTCTGTTACGAATATGAGTTTTATGTTTAATGGTGCAAGTAGCTTTAACCATTACATAGGCGATTGGAAAGTATCTTCAGTGACTAATATGAGAAATATGTTTTCTCGAGCTGGTAGCTTCAACCAAGACATCAGCAGCTGGGATGTCACTTTAGTAAGTGATATGAATAATATGTTTTTTGCTGCCTTAAACTTCAACCAAGACATCAACAGTTGGGATGTTTCTTCGGTAACGGATATGAGTGGAATGTTTTACTCAGCCAATAGCTTTGACCAAAACATTAGTAGTTGGGATGTATCTTCAGTTATTGATATGCAGGATATGTTCCGCAATGCACAGAACTTTAATCAAGATATAGGTAGTTGGGATGTCTCTAATGTTACGAACATGCAGTGGATGTTTTATCTTGCAAACAGCTTTAATAAAGATATTGGCGGCTGGGATGTTTCTTCAGTAAGGAATATGGGAGGGATGTTTCATTCTGCTATTAGTTTTGATCAAAATATTAGTAATTGGAAAGTCTCATCGGTTACGAATATGCGGGATATGTTCCACTCTGCGCAGAACTTTAATCAATACATTGGTGATTGGGATGTCTCTTCAGTAACAGATATGATTGCGATGTTCTATAAAGCAAGCGTCTTTAATCAGAATATAAGTAATTGGTGTGTTTTAAATATTCAATCAGAACCCAATTTATTTTCATCGTTAAGTCCATTGTTAGAAGAAAATAAACCAAACTGGGGAACTTGTCCGGGGACACCTGCTAAAATAGTTCTGCTTTCACCTGATGACTCCGCAGAAGGTGTTTCTTTAATACCCGAATTAGCATGGGAAGCTGACGAAGATGCTACTCTCTATCAGCTTCAGGTATATGAAGGAACTGATACTATAATTGTTGATATTTCGACTGATGCAACTTCATTTTCGATTTCAGAGCCACTTAAAGAAAATATGACCTACTATTGGAAGGTCAGAGGTATAAATGAAGATCAAGATATAACGGGAGAGTGGTCTCCCATTTGGTCGCTTACAACTGAGTAAAGCAAATAAATTGTTTAACGTGCAGTTTGTTCTCATCCTTAATTAAGGAATGGGAGCATGAGCCGAGCTTATTGTAAACATTTAGGTGTGATAAATTTTTATTCAGGTTGTCCACAGTTGACACCCTTGGAATGAAGTACCAATAATTAAGTAATGTAATAGCAAGCCCATCTCCCGCACCTACACCGGCTCCTGAAGCATTATTTGTTACAGCATGACCAACTAAAGCTCCAAGAGCAGCTAACCTACCAACGATGATTGCCAGGCTTTGTGGAGTGTCTTGTTCAATCGCTTCAAAATGGACAGTGAATAAACATACCTATTTAGCCCAATCACACCTCTTTATAACATAATTATAGACTGGTCCTCAAGTGAAAAAATCAGCATAAACTATCTTATGCCAATCCCTTAAGGAAATAGAATGACATAGATGTTTGTGAATCAAAAGATGGATGATTTGTCTGAATAAAAATTTAGATTTTTATAATAATTAAGTGGTCATAAACATAAATAAAGATTTATTAGTATAGTGCATTAGTTATTTAGTCAAATGAAGAGTAAGGGGACTTTAAAGTACTGTTTTTATTTGGGGGTTTATACGAGTGAGAAAGCAATCAGTGACTTTCAGGCAGGGTTTTTTTCACAACTTTACCCATTCTACTTGAATTAAATAGCAGGGGAAATTTAATAGTAAAATGCGTGGGACTATGGGTAATGTATCTACTTTTTCAAGAGTTTTTTTATTGGTAGCTGTTTCAATAATGTTAATGGTATCGTGTGGGGATGAAGGGCCTATCAATGTAAATGAAGAGCCTGAAATTGTAATTCAGAAAAAAGAAGCGGCTCTTGAAAAAGCTGAACAAATTCTTCCCTCTGATTTACTCAACTCGTTGGAAGATGAAATAGATAGTCAATCTTCAAATATCAAAGAAGCCTTTCTAGATACTCTTAGTTCTTCCTTAGAGCAAT containing:
- a CDS encoding BspA family leucine-rich repeat surface protein — protein: MRNLLLLLSLVIIFASCSTESTPIYQLTTSAEPAEAGSVSPSSVEAEEGESIQITATANEHWMFERWQGDHSGTSNPASVAMSSDKAVTALFVKRDYPLTINVDGGGSVQEQVVQTRSTEYEHGTVVELTAVADEGWSFSHWEGDTEESENPVTIEVDGEKTVTAVFERKDYALTVTVEGEGAVAEEVIQAKTTDYPYETVVELTANSSDGWVFSHWEGDLTGKENPSQIEIDNAKEVTAVFEKSFYLHDNGVTIMCPKAEIGDSSTIFGITYTKRARDQITPENAATTCTSGITDMSDMFVGATNFNQDISSWDVTSVTSMSAMFLNASSFNQDISIWDVSSVTNMQFMFSDARFFNQDIGKWDVSAVTEMAAMFQNAEKFNQDIGSWNVSSVTNMSFMFNGASSFNHYIGDWKVSSVTNMRNMFSRAGSFNQDISSWDVTLVSDMNNMFFAALNFNQDINSWDVSSVTDMSGMFYSANSFDQNISSWDVSSVIDMQDMFRNAQNFNQDIGSWDVSNVTNMQWMFYLANSFNKDIGGWDVSSVRNMGGMFHSAISFDQNISNWKVSSVTNMRDMFHSAQNFNQYIGDWDVSSVTDMIAMFYKASVFNQNISNWCVLNIQSEPNLFSSLSPLLEENKPNWGTCPGTPAKIVLLSPDDSAEGVSLIPELAWEADEDATLYQLQVYEGTDTIIVDISTDATSFSISEPLKENMTYYWKVRGINEDQDITGEWSPIWSLTTE